In Zonotrichia leucophrys gambelii isolate GWCS_2022_RI chromosome 12, RI_Zleu_2.0, whole genome shotgun sequence, a single genomic region encodes these proteins:
- the ATG7 gene encoding ubiquitin-like modifier-activating enzyme ATG7 isoform X1, with product MAAAAPCRAGPGRAGSVPLQFAPFSSALDAGFWHELTQRKLNQYRLDETPKLIKGYYYNGDPLGLPARLTLEFSAFDMNASIPARCCPAFGTLYNTNTFETFKSCDKKALLDKEANEIWESIKSGAALENPMLLNRFLLLTFADLKKYHFYYWFCYPALCFPDGIEITQKPVCLGDRFSLNQIQALQKAYDDLCQEEGVTALPYFLIKYHDNSVMISLLKKWDGFFQEQGEKVTVGVYDPCNLSQYPGWPLRNFLILAAHKWGSALQRLEVLCFRDRTMQGVRDITHSIIFEIKLPQAPLGPDCPKAVGWEKNQKGSMGPRMVNLSECMDPKRLAESSVDLNLKLMCWRLVPTLDLEKIVAAKCLLLGAGTLGCSVARTLMGWGVRKITFVDNAKISYSNPVRQPLYEFEDCLSGGKPKALAAAERLQKIFPGVSSEGYNMSIPMPGHPVNFSEVTMAQAQRDVAQLEELIESHDVVFLLMDTRESRWLPALIAASKRKLVINAALGFDTFVVMRHGLKKPKQQECAGDSHFSSTSAPSDLLGSSLFSNIPGYKLGCYFCNDVVAPGDSTRDRTLDQQCTVSRPGLAMVAGALAVELMVSVLQHPEGGYAVASSSDDRMNEPPTSLGLVPHQIRGFLSRFDNVLPVSLAFDKCTACSAKVLEQYEREGFNFLAKVFNSSHSFLEDLTGLTLLHQETQAAEIWDMSDDETV from the exons ATGGCCGCAGCAGCCCCGtgccgtgccgggccgggccgtgccggtTCGGTGCCGCTGCAGTTCGCTCCGTTCAGCAGCGCGCTGGACGCGGGCTTCTGGCACGAGCTGACCCAGAGGAAACTCAACCAGTACCGGCTGGACGAGACCCCCAAGCTCATCAAGGGCTACTACTACAACG GTGATCCTTTGGGTTTGCCAGCTCGCTTGACACTGGAGTTCAGTGCCTTTGATAT gAATGCTTCAATACCAGCACGTTGCTGTCCTGCTTTTGGAACGTTGTATAACACCAACACTTTTGAGACTTTCAAATCCTGTGATAAGAAAGCACTTCTGGACAAGGAAGCAAATGAG ATCTGGGAATCCATCAAatctggggctgccctggagaACCCAATGCTCCTGAACAGGTTCCTGCTGCTGACATTTGCA GATTTAAAGAAGTATCATTTCTATTACTGGTTTTGCTaccctgctctgtgcttccctgATGGAATTGAGATCACTCAGAAGCCTGTCTGTCTTGGGGACAGGTTCTCACTAAATCAG ATCCAAGCCCTGCAGAAAGCCTACGATGACCTCTGCCAGGAGGAGGGGGTGACAGCCCTGccttattttttaatcaaatatcATGATAATTCTGTCATGATATCCCTGCTGAAAAAGTGGGATGGCTTCTTTCAAGAGCAAGGAGAAAAG GTGACAGTTGGAGTTTATGATCCTTGTAATTTATCCCAGTATCCAGGATGGCCACTGAGAAACTTCCTGATCCTGGCAGCCCACAAATG gggcagtgctctgcagaggctggaAGTGCTGTGCTTCAGAGACAGAACCATGCAAGGGGTGAGAGACATCACCCACAGCATCATCTTTGAAATCAAGCTGCCACAGGCACCCCTGGGCCCAG ATTGTCCAAAAGCTGTTGGATGGGAGAAGAACCAAAAGGGAAGCATGGGGCCAAGGATGGTGAATCTCAGTGAATGCATGGATCCAAAAAG gttggcAGAGTCATCCGTGGATCTGAATTTGAAGTTGATGTGCTGGAGGCTGGTGCCTACTCTGGATCTGGAGAAGATTGTGGCTGCCAAGtgtctgctgctgggagctggcaccctgggctgcagcgTGGCAAGGACCTTGATG GGCTGGGGGGTGAGGAAAATCACGTTTGTGGACAATGCAAAGATCTCCTACTCCAACCCCGTGCGGCAGCCGCTCTACGAGTTCGAGGATTGCCTCAGTGGGGGCAAGCCCaaggctctggcagcagcagaaaggctgCAGAAAATCTTCCCAGGAGTG aGCTCTGAGGGTTACAACATGAGCATCCCCATGCCAGGCCACCCCGTGAACTTCTCAGAGGTGACCATGGCCCAGGCTCAGAGGGACGTGGcccagctggaggagctcaTCGAGAGCCACGACGTGGTGTTCCTGCTGATGGACACCAGGGAGAGCCGCTGGCTGCCGGCTCTCATCGCGGCCAGCAAGAGAAAG TTGGTCATCAATGCTGCCTTGGGATTTGACACTTTTGTTGTTATGAGACACGGCCTGAAGAAACCAAAGCAGCAAGAATGTGCTGGTGATTCACAtttcagcagcacctctgctcctTCTGACCTGCTGGGATCCTCGCTGTTCTCAAATATCCCTGGCTACAAACTGGGCTGCTACTTCTGCAACGAtgtggtggcaccaggggat TCCACCAGGGATCGCACTCTGGACCAGCAGTGCACGGTCAGCAGGCCTGGGCTGGCCATGGTggctggagccctggcagtggagCTCATGGTGTCGGTGCTGCAGCATCCAGAAGG TGGTtatgctgtggccagcagcagtGATGACAGAATGAATGAGCCACCCACTTCTCTTGGGCTTGTTCCTCACCAG ATCCGAGGATTTTTATCCAGATTTGATAATGTTCTTCCAGTCAGCCTGGCATTTGATAAGTGCACAGCCTGTTCAGCCAAG
- the ATG7 gene encoding ubiquitin-like modifier-activating enzyme ATG7 isoform X3: MAAAAPCRAGPGRAGSVPLQFAPFSSALDAGFWHELTQRKLNQYRLDETPKLIKGYYYNGDPLGLPARLTLEFSAFDMNASIPARCCPAFGTLYNTNTFETFKSCDKKALLDKEANEIWESIKSGAALENPMLLNRFLLLTFADLKKYHFYYWFCYPALCFPDGIEITQKPVCLGDRFSLNQIQALQKAYDDLCQEEGVTALPYFLIKYHDNSVMISLLKKWDGFFQEQGEKVTVGVYDPCNLSQYPGWPLRNFLILAAHKWGSALQRLEVLCFRDRTMQGVRDITHSIIFEIKLPQAPLGPDCPKAVGWEKNQKGSMGPRMVNLSECMDPKRLAESSVDLNLKLMCWRLVPTLDLEKIVAAKCLLLGAGTLGCSVARTLMGWGVRKITFVDNAKISYSNPVRQPLYEFEDCLSGGKPKALAAAERLQKIFPGVSSEGYNMSIPMPGHPVNFSEVTMAQAQRDVAQLEELIESHDVVFLLMDTRESRWLPALIAASKRKLVINAALGFDTFVVMRHGLKKPKQQECAGDSHFSSTSAPSDLLGSSLFSNIPGYKLGCYFCNDVVAPGDSTRDRTLDQQCTVSRPGLAMVAGALAVELMVSVLQHPEGGYAVASSSDDRMNEPPTSLGLVPHQIRGFLSRFDNVLPVSLAFDKCTACSAKAGL, from the exons ATGGCCGCAGCAGCCCCGtgccgtgccgggccgggccgtgccggtTCGGTGCCGCTGCAGTTCGCTCCGTTCAGCAGCGCGCTGGACGCGGGCTTCTGGCACGAGCTGACCCAGAGGAAACTCAACCAGTACCGGCTGGACGAGACCCCCAAGCTCATCAAGGGCTACTACTACAACG GTGATCCTTTGGGTTTGCCAGCTCGCTTGACACTGGAGTTCAGTGCCTTTGATAT gAATGCTTCAATACCAGCACGTTGCTGTCCTGCTTTTGGAACGTTGTATAACACCAACACTTTTGAGACTTTCAAATCCTGTGATAAGAAAGCACTTCTGGACAAGGAAGCAAATGAG ATCTGGGAATCCATCAAatctggggctgccctggagaACCCAATGCTCCTGAACAGGTTCCTGCTGCTGACATTTGCA GATTTAAAGAAGTATCATTTCTATTACTGGTTTTGCTaccctgctctgtgcttccctgATGGAATTGAGATCACTCAGAAGCCTGTCTGTCTTGGGGACAGGTTCTCACTAAATCAG ATCCAAGCCCTGCAGAAAGCCTACGATGACCTCTGCCAGGAGGAGGGGGTGACAGCCCTGccttattttttaatcaaatatcATGATAATTCTGTCATGATATCCCTGCTGAAAAAGTGGGATGGCTTCTTTCAAGAGCAAGGAGAAAAG GTGACAGTTGGAGTTTATGATCCTTGTAATTTATCCCAGTATCCAGGATGGCCACTGAGAAACTTCCTGATCCTGGCAGCCCACAAATG gggcagtgctctgcagaggctggaAGTGCTGTGCTTCAGAGACAGAACCATGCAAGGGGTGAGAGACATCACCCACAGCATCATCTTTGAAATCAAGCTGCCACAGGCACCCCTGGGCCCAG ATTGTCCAAAAGCTGTTGGATGGGAGAAGAACCAAAAGGGAAGCATGGGGCCAAGGATGGTGAATCTCAGTGAATGCATGGATCCAAAAAG gttggcAGAGTCATCCGTGGATCTGAATTTGAAGTTGATGTGCTGGAGGCTGGTGCCTACTCTGGATCTGGAGAAGATTGTGGCTGCCAAGtgtctgctgctgggagctggcaccctgggctgcagcgTGGCAAGGACCTTGATG GGCTGGGGGGTGAGGAAAATCACGTTTGTGGACAATGCAAAGATCTCCTACTCCAACCCCGTGCGGCAGCCGCTCTACGAGTTCGAGGATTGCCTCAGTGGGGGCAAGCCCaaggctctggcagcagcagaaaggctgCAGAAAATCTTCCCAGGAGTG aGCTCTGAGGGTTACAACATGAGCATCCCCATGCCAGGCCACCCCGTGAACTTCTCAGAGGTGACCATGGCCCAGGCTCAGAGGGACGTGGcccagctggaggagctcaTCGAGAGCCACGACGTGGTGTTCCTGCTGATGGACACCAGGGAGAGCCGCTGGCTGCCGGCTCTCATCGCGGCCAGCAAGAGAAAG TTGGTCATCAATGCTGCCTTGGGATTTGACACTTTTGTTGTTATGAGACACGGCCTGAAGAAACCAAAGCAGCAAGAATGTGCTGGTGATTCACAtttcagcagcacctctgctcctTCTGACCTGCTGGGATCCTCGCTGTTCTCAAATATCCCTGGCTACAAACTGGGCTGCTACTTCTGCAACGAtgtggtggcaccaggggat TCCACCAGGGATCGCACTCTGGACCAGCAGTGCACGGTCAGCAGGCCTGGGCTGGCCATGGTggctggagccctggcagtggagCTCATGGTGTCGGTGCTGCAGCATCCAGAAGG TGGTtatgctgtggccagcagcagtGATGACAGAATGAATGAGCCACCCACTTCTCTTGGGCTTGTTCCTCACCAG ATCCGAGGATTTTTATCCAGATTTGATAATGTTCTTCCAGTCAGCCTGGCATTTGATAAGTGCACAGCCTGTTCAGCCAAG
- the ATG7 gene encoding ubiquitin-like modifier-activating enzyme ATG7 isoform X2, with protein sequence MAAAAPCRAGPGRAGSVPLQFAPFSSALDAGFWHELTQRKLNQYRLDETPKLIKGYYYNGDPLGLPARLTLEFSAFDMNASIPARCCPAFGTLYNTNTFETFKSCDKKALLDKEANEIWESIKSGAALENPMLLNRFLLLTFADLKKYHFYYWFCYPALCFPDGIEITQKPVCLGDRFSLNQIQALQKAYDDLCQEEGVTALPYFLIKYHDNSVMISLLKKWDGFFQEQGEKVTVGVYDPCNLSQYPGWPLRNFLILAAHKWGSALQRLEVLCFRDRTMQGVRDITHSIIFEIKLPQAPLGPDCPKAVGWEKNQKGSMGPRMVNLSECMDPKRLAESSVDLNLKLMCWRLVPTLDLEKIVAAKCLLLGAGTLGCSVARTLMGWGVRKITFVDNAKISYSNPVRQPLYEFEDCLSGGKPKALAAAERLQKIFPGVSSEGYNMSIPMPGHPVNFSEVTMAQAQRDVAQLEELIESHDVVFLLMDTRESRWLPALIAASKRKLVINAALGFDTFVVMRHGLKKPKQQECAGDSHFSSTSAPSDLLGSSLFSNIPGYKLGCYFCNDVVAPGDSTRDRTLDQQCTVSRPGLAMVAGALAVELMVSVLQHPEGGYAVASSSDDRMNEPPTSLGLVPHQIRGFLSRFDNVLPVSLAFDKCTACSAKCFQHGLVQCTPGAQLPAELCSQT encoded by the exons ATGGCCGCAGCAGCCCCGtgccgtgccgggccgggccgtgccggtTCGGTGCCGCTGCAGTTCGCTCCGTTCAGCAGCGCGCTGGACGCGGGCTTCTGGCACGAGCTGACCCAGAGGAAACTCAACCAGTACCGGCTGGACGAGACCCCCAAGCTCATCAAGGGCTACTACTACAACG GTGATCCTTTGGGTTTGCCAGCTCGCTTGACACTGGAGTTCAGTGCCTTTGATAT gAATGCTTCAATACCAGCACGTTGCTGTCCTGCTTTTGGAACGTTGTATAACACCAACACTTTTGAGACTTTCAAATCCTGTGATAAGAAAGCACTTCTGGACAAGGAAGCAAATGAG ATCTGGGAATCCATCAAatctggggctgccctggagaACCCAATGCTCCTGAACAGGTTCCTGCTGCTGACATTTGCA GATTTAAAGAAGTATCATTTCTATTACTGGTTTTGCTaccctgctctgtgcttccctgATGGAATTGAGATCACTCAGAAGCCTGTCTGTCTTGGGGACAGGTTCTCACTAAATCAG ATCCAAGCCCTGCAGAAAGCCTACGATGACCTCTGCCAGGAGGAGGGGGTGACAGCCCTGccttattttttaatcaaatatcATGATAATTCTGTCATGATATCCCTGCTGAAAAAGTGGGATGGCTTCTTTCAAGAGCAAGGAGAAAAG GTGACAGTTGGAGTTTATGATCCTTGTAATTTATCCCAGTATCCAGGATGGCCACTGAGAAACTTCCTGATCCTGGCAGCCCACAAATG gggcagtgctctgcagaggctggaAGTGCTGTGCTTCAGAGACAGAACCATGCAAGGGGTGAGAGACATCACCCACAGCATCATCTTTGAAATCAAGCTGCCACAGGCACCCCTGGGCCCAG ATTGTCCAAAAGCTGTTGGATGGGAGAAGAACCAAAAGGGAAGCATGGGGCCAAGGATGGTGAATCTCAGTGAATGCATGGATCCAAAAAG gttggcAGAGTCATCCGTGGATCTGAATTTGAAGTTGATGTGCTGGAGGCTGGTGCCTACTCTGGATCTGGAGAAGATTGTGGCTGCCAAGtgtctgctgctgggagctggcaccctgggctgcagcgTGGCAAGGACCTTGATG GGCTGGGGGGTGAGGAAAATCACGTTTGTGGACAATGCAAAGATCTCCTACTCCAACCCCGTGCGGCAGCCGCTCTACGAGTTCGAGGATTGCCTCAGTGGGGGCAAGCCCaaggctctggcagcagcagaaaggctgCAGAAAATCTTCCCAGGAGTG aGCTCTGAGGGTTACAACATGAGCATCCCCATGCCAGGCCACCCCGTGAACTTCTCAGAGGTGACCATGGCCCAGGCTCAGAGGGACGTGGcccagctggaggagctcaTCGAGAGCCACGACGTGGTGTTCCTGCTGATGGACACCAGGGAGAGCCGCTGGCTGCCGGCTCTCATCGCGGCCAGCAAGAGAAAG TTGGTCATCAATGCTGCCTTGGGATTTGACACTTTTGTTGTTATGAGACACGGCCTGAAGAAACCAAAGCAGCAAGAATGTGCTGGTGATTCACAtttcagcagcacctctgctcctTCTGACCTGCTGGGATCCTCGCTGTTCTCAAATATCCCTGGCTACAAACTGGGCTGCTACTTCTGCAACGAtgtggtggcaccaggggat TCCACCAGGGATCGCACTCTGGACCAGCAGTGCACGGTCAGCAGGCCTGGGCTGGCCATGGTggctggagccctggcagtggagCTCATGGTGTCGGTGCTGCAGCATCCAGAAGG TGGTtatgctgtggccagcagcagtGATGACAGAATGAATGAGCCACCCACTTCTCTTGGGCTTGTTCCTCACCAG ATCCGAGGATTTTTATCCAGATTTGATAATGTTCTTCCAGTCAGCCTGGCATTTGATAAGTGCACAGCCTGTTCAGCCAAG TGTTTCCAGCATGGCCTTGTTCAGTGCACACCTGGAGCACAGCTTCCTGCAGAACTTTGTTCCCAGACTTAA